The following coding sequences lie in one Fibrobacter sp. UWT2 genomic window:
- a CDS encoding DHH family phosphoesterase, protein MKDKFLSNLFLGVAMGTLICACGDDSSTGQNASCKCDFEFKESIAAMDWGDDTTYVFGHKTPDVDAVTSSLAYAALMRAMGHNAVAKVSSPVNRETEFVAKQLGFELPDEMVSVKPGTRLILTDHAEYVQSVDGAHEAKILQIIDHHTPGDIDADSSAYVRRELWGSTCTLIKYLYQEADVKLDDEVAKILLAGILSDTRNLTKVNTTRADSVVLGELMNLLKMSSDSVRSLFRGMSDASHDMSGMTDKEIFLADYKDYTIGGFDLGIASENWYDDSTKDEFFERMFAVMPEIAKEKDRDILLSKVDLHTLNPDPAASEDSLYLNAGTYILYYGVGDYAEKAKKIAESAFGESVKDGICYSAETLSRKTHVVPMVTDAIEKNSAQPLAK, encoded by the coding sequence ATGAAAGATAAATTTTTGTCGAATTTGTTTTTGGGGGTGGCGATGGGAACCCTGATATGTGCTTGTGGAGATGATTCTTCTACTGGGCAGAATGCGAGTTGTAAGTGTGATTTTGAATTTAAAGAAAGTATCGCGGCTATGGATTGGGGGGATGATACGACGTATGTGTTCGGGCACAAGACTCCCGATGTGGATGCGGTGACGTCGTCCTTGGCTTATGCGGCGTTGATGCGTGCCATGGGGCACAATGCGGTTGCGAAGGTTTCGAGTCCTGTTAATCGAGAGACAGAGTTCGTTGCGAAACAGTTGGGATTTGAATTGCCAGATGAAATGGTGTCGGTGAAGCCTGGTACTAGGCTCATTTTGACCGACCATGCTGAGTACGTACAGTCTGTTGACGGGGCGCATGAGGCGAAAATTCTGCAGATTATCGATCACCATACGCCGGGGGATATTGATGCGGATTCTTCTGCTTATGTGCGGCGAGAACTTTGGGGGTCTACTTGTACGCTGATAAAGTATCTTTATCAGGAGGCTGATGTAAAGTTGGACGATGAGGTTGCTAAAATCTTGCTCGCGGGGATTCTCTCTGATACGCGGAACTTGACCAAGGTAAATACGACCCGTGCGGATAGCGTTGTGCTCGGTGAGTTGATGAATCTGCTTAAGATGTCCTCAGATAGTGTGCGGAGTCTTTTTAGGGGAATGTCTGACGCTTCACACGATATGAGCGGGATGACCGACAAGGAAATTTTCCTGGCGGATTATAAGGATTATACTATCGGCGGCTTTGATTTGGGTATCGCGAGTGAAAATTGGTATGACGATTCGACCAAGGATGAATTTTTTGAACGGATGTTTGCGGTCATGCCGGAAATTGCCAAGGAAAAGGACCGTGATATTCTATTGTCTAAGGTGGACTTGCATACGCTAAATCCGGATCCGGCGGCTTCGGAAGATAGCCTGTATTTGAATGCCGGTACCTATATTTTGTACTATGGGGTAGGCGATTATGCTGAAAAGGCGAAGAAAATCGCCGAAAGCGCATTCGGGGAATCCGTGAAAGACGGAATTTGCTATTCTGCGGAAACGTTGAGCCGCAAGACGCACGTAGTACCCATGGTTACGGATGCAATAGAAAAAAATTCAGCTCAACCCCTTGCCAAATAG